Proteins encoded within one genomic window of Pectobacterium araliae:
- a CDS encoding tyrosine-type recombinase/integrase — MALTDTKVRSAKPEEKEYSLVDGDGMFLLVHPNGSKYWRFRFRFGGKQHLMAFGVYPEVSLADARQKREDARKLVAAGIDPREQKRAVQEEQAKAVFTFEFVAREWHATNQKWSEEHSCRVLKSLEDNLFSAIGKRNIAELKTRDLLAPIKVVEQSGRLEVASRLQQRTTAIMRYAVQSGLIDYNPAQEMAGAVASSNRQHRPALELKHTPELLQRIDSYTGRPLTRLAVELTLLIFIRSSELRFARWSEIDFETSMWTIPPERKPIEGVKHSHRGSKMRTPHLVPLSRQALVILKQIQQFSGNHELIFIGDHDPRKPMSENTVNKALRVMGYDTKTEVCGHGFRTMACSSLIESGLWSRDAVERQMSHMERNSVRAAYIHKAEHLDERRLMLQWWADFLDANRQHVISPFDYAKVNNPFK, encoded by the coding sequence ATGGCCCTGACAGATACTAAGGTACGTTCTGCTAAACCCGAGGAAAAAGAGTATTCGCTGGTTGATGGCGACGGCATGTTTTTGCTAGTTCATCCCAATGGCTCAAAATACTGGCGCTTTCGTTTTCGCTTCGGTGGCAAACAGCACCTGATGGCATTTGGCGTCTATCCCGAAGTTTCATTGGCTGATGCCAGACAAAAGCGGGAAGACGCCAGAAAGTTGGTTGCTGCGGGCATTGATCCGCGTGAGCAAAAACGTGCGGTACAAGAAGAACAGGCGAAAGCGGTATTCACTTTTGAGTTTGTAGCCCGAGAGTGGCACGCTACCAATCAAAAGTGGTCGGAAGAGCACAGCTGCCGCGTGCTGAAAAGCCTGGAAGATAACCTCTTCTCTGCTATCGGTAAACGCAACATTGCCGAACTCAAAACGCGAGACCTGTTAGCCCCTATTAAGGTGGTTGAACAATCAGGCCGTCTTGAAGTGGCATCACGACTTCAACAACGCACAACCGCAATAATGCGCTACGCGGTACAAAGCGGGTTAATCGACTACAACCCGGCGCAGGAAATGGCGGGCGCTGTGGCATCAAGTAATCGGCAGCATCGTCCTGCACTGGAATTAAAGCATACTCCCGAGCTGCTTCAGCGCATCGATAGCTATACCGGCAGGCCATTAACGCGTTTGGCGGTAGAGTTGACGTTATTGATCTTTATCCGCTCCAGCGAACTGCGCTTTGCCCGTTGGTCGGAGATCGATTTTGAAACCTCAATGTGGACTATCCCTCCTGAGAGAAAACCGATAGAGGGTGTGAAGCACTCTCATCGTGGTTCAAAAATGCGTACTCCGCATTTGGTGCCCCTTTCCCGACAGGCGTTGGTTATTTTGAAGCAAATACAGCAATTCAGCGGCAACCATGAACTGATCTTTATTGGCGATCACGATCCGCGTAAGCCCATGAGTGAAAATACGGTGAATAAGGCGCTGCGAGTAATGGGGTATGACACCAAGACTGAAGTCTGCGGCCACGGTTTCAGAACGATGGCCTGTAGCTCGCTGATTGAATCGGGGTTATGGTCGAGGGATGCAGTGGAGCGCCAGATGAGCCATATGGAACGTAACTCGGTGCGCGCGGCTTACATTCACAAAGCCGAGCATCTTGATGAGCGCAGGCTAATGCTGCAGTGGTGGGCTGATTTCCTGGATGCGAATCGGCAGCACGTTATATCGCCTTTTGATTACGCAAAAGTAAATAATCCATTCAAATAA
- the ltrA gene encoding group II intron reverse transcriptase/maturase — protein sequence MGINEAQAQSTAASGRGDGQYPSVLHEGAEIPTAVGGQTKAEMPLTMETVITRENLMLAYQRVVENNGAAGVDNLKVTELKPWLKQNWASIRQALITGAYQPQAIRRVDIPKPDGGVRTLGIPTVVDRLIQQAIAQQLSPVVEPHFCESSYGFRSNRNAWQAVQQAQRYIQSGKRWVVDLDLEKFFDRVDHDILMSRLARHVRDKRLLKLIRRYLEAEMTNGCETEKRGKGMPQGGPLSPLLSNILLDELDKELERRGHSFCRYADDCNIYVSSRKAGEHIFRAIRVYLRDILKLKVNEQKSAVSRPWERKFLGYSVTRHKQTRLKIAGSSVERLKEKIRSLTTGHATKSVKGVINELTPILRGWMSYFRYTEVKGVLEKIDGWVRRKLRSLLWRQWKRTYTRARMLMRAGLCEKRAWRSASNQRGAWWNAGSSHMNDAIKTAQFRRLGLISLVEQQRQFQS from the coding sequence ATGGGAATTAATGAGGCACAAGCGCAGAGCACTGCGGCCAGCGGCAGAGGAGACGGACAGTATCCGTCAGTGCTGCATGAGGGTGCTGAAATCCCCACGGCGGTCGGTGGGCAAACGAAAGCGGAAATGCCGTTGACGATGGAAACGGTGATAACGAGAGAGAACCTGATGCTGGCCTATCAGCGCGTGGTGGAAAACAACGGCGCGGCAGGGGTAGATAACCTGAAAGTGACGGAGTTGAAGCCGTGGCTGAAACAGAACTGGGCGAGTATCAGGCAGGCATTGATTACGGGCGCCTACCAGCCGCAGGCGATACGCAGAGTGGATATCCCAAAGCCGGACGGCGGCGTGAGAACCCTGGGTATCCCGACGGTAGTGGACAGGCTTATCCAGCAGGCGATAGCACAACAACTCAGTCCGGTCGTGGAGCCGCACTTCTGCGAATCGAGTTACGGGTTCAGAAGTAACCGCAATGCGTGGCAGGCAGTGCAACAGGCACAGCGCTACATACAAAGCGGGAAACGCTGGGTGGTCGATCTGGATCTGGAAAAGTTCTTTGACCGGGTGGATCATGACATTTTGATGTCACGTCTGGCGAGGCATGTCAGGGATAAACGGCTGTTGAAACTGATACGTCGCTACCTTGAAGCGGAAATGACGAACGGGTGCGAGACAGAGAAGCGAGGTAAGGGAATGCCGCAGGGCGGACCGTTGTCGCCGCTACTGTCGAACATTCTGCTGGATGAACTGGATAAAGAACTGGAGCGTCGAGGTCACAGCTTCTGTCGCTATGCGGATGACTGCAACATTTACGTGAGCAGTCGCAAAGCAGGCGAGCATATCTTTAGGGCAATCAGGGTGTACCTGAGAGACATACTGAAGCTAAAGGTCAATGAGCAGAAGAGTGCGGTGTCGCGACCGTGGGAGCGTAAGTTCCTGGGATACAGCGTGACACGGCACAAACAGACCCGACTGAAGATCGCAGGGAGCAGTGTCGAGAGGCTGAAGGAGAAGATCCGTAGCCTGACGACAGGGCACGCGACGAAATCAGTGAAAGGCGTAATCAATGAACTCACACCGATACTGCGAGGCTGGATGAGCTACTTCAGATACACGGAAGTAAAAGGAGTTCTGGAGAAGATTGACGGCTGGGTCAGGCGTAAACTGCGCAGTCTACTGTGGCGGCAATGGAAACGAACGTATACGCGAGCCCGAATGCTAATGCGAGCGGGCTTGTGTGAAAAGCGAGCGTGGAGGTCGGCGAGTAACCAGCGAGGAGCGTGGTGGAACGCGGGGTCGAGTCACATGAATGATGCGATAAAGACGGCGCAGTTCAGACGACTCGGCTTGATATCACTAGTGGAGCAGCAACGGCAGTTCCAGAGTTAA
- the lptG gene encoding LPS export ABC transporter permease LptG, protein MFGVLDRYIGKTIFTTIMTTLFMLVSLSGIIKFVDQLRKVGQGEYSALGAGLYTLLSVPKDIETFFPMAALLGALLGLGQLATRSELVVMQASGFTRLQIATAVMKTAIPLVLLTMAIGEWVSPQGEQMARNYRSQMISGGSMISTQGGLWAKDGNDFIYIERVVGDKELSGVNIYHFDDRNKLLSLRYAASAEFDKDRNVWNLSQVDESDLSDGKQIGGSQTLSGEWKTNLTPDKLGVVALEPNALSIRGLHDYANYLKQSGQESSRYQLNMWSKIFAPVSVAVMMLMAVSFIFGPLRSVSAGSRIVIGISFGFLFYLLNEIFRPLSLVYGIPPILGAVLPSSVFLFISVALLLKRR, encoded by the coding sequence ATGTTTGGTGTATTAGACCGCTATATCGGTAAAACGATTTTCACCACCATTATGACGACATTGTTCATGCTGGTGTCGCTCTCCGGCATCATCAAGTTTGTTGATCAGTTGCGTAAAGTCGGGCAGGGCGAGTATTCGGCGCTGGGCGCGGGGCTGTATACGCTGCTTAGCGTCCCAAAAGACATTGAGACGTTCTTTCCTATGGCTGCACTACTCGGAGCACTGCTTGGGCTGGGTCAGCTCGCGACCCGCAGTGAGCTGGTGGTGATGCAGGCCTCAGGCTTCACCCGCTTGCAGATCGCGACTGCTGTGATGAAAACGGCGATCCCACTGGTACTACTGACGATGGCGATTGGTGAGTGGGTTTCTCCGCAAGGGGAACAGATGGCGCGCAACTACCGTTCTCAGATGATCTCGGGTGGGTCGATGATCTCTACGCAGGGCGGGCTGTGGGCAAAAGATGGCAATGACTTTATCTATATTGAACGGGTCGTCGGCGATAAAGAGCTGTCTGGCGTCAATATTTATCACTTCGACGATCGGAACAAACTGCTGTCGCTACGCTACGCGGCCTCCGCTGAGTTTGATAAAGACAGGAATGTCTGGAACCTCTCGCAAGTTGATGAATCCGATTTGAGCGACGGCAAACAAATTGGCGGTAGCCAAACACTCAGCGGTGAATGGAAAACCAACCTGACGCCGGATAAACTGGGCGTGGTGGCGCTGGAGCCGAATGCGCTATCGATCCGTGGGTTGCATGATTACGCCAACTACTTGAAACAGAGTGGTCAGGAATCAAGCCGCTACCAGCTCAACATGTGGAGCAAGATCTTTGCACCGGTCTCGGTAGCGGTGATGATGCTTATGGCCGTCTCTTTCATCTTTGGCCCGCTGCGTAGCGTCTCGGCGGGTTCACGTATTGTTATAGGCATCAGCTTTGGCTTTCTTTTCTACCTGCTGAATGAGATTTTCCGTCCGCTCAGCCTAGTCTATGGTATTCCACCGATATTGGGCGCGGTTTTGCCTAGCTCGGTGTTTTTGTTCATCAGTGTGGCGTTGCTGCTGAAACGGCGATAA
- the lptF gene encoding LPS export ABC transporter permease LptF — MIIIRYLVRETFKSQLAILFILLLIFFCQKLVRILGAAVDGEIPTNLVISLLGLGVPEMVQLILPLSLFLGVLMTFGRLYAESEITVMHACGLGKRVLLKAALVLAVFTAIIATINVMWLSPWSSRHQEEVLAEAKANPGMAALVEGQFQSAQGGNAVLFVGNVKGSEFQHVFLAQLRPSGNARPSVVVADRGHIKQNEDGAQVVTLDNGSRYEGTALLRDFRITDFTNYQAVIGHQAVTLNNSDVQQMDMPTLWHSDAHDARAEFHWRLTLIISVLIMALMVVPLSVVNPRQGRVLSMLPAMLLYLIFFLLQSSLRSNASKGKIDPMVWIWLTNLMYFGIAVMLNLWDTVPMRKMRARFKPRPLRLQGAA; from the coding sequence GTGATCATCATTCGATATCTGGTACGGGAAACCTTTAAGAGCCAACTGGCGATCCTTTTCATTCTGTTACTGATTTTCTTTTGTCAGAAATTGGTACGGATACTGGGTGCCGCGGTTGATGGTGAAATCCCGACAAATTTGGTTATCTCCCTGTTGGGATTGGGCGTGCCAGAGATGGTGCAACTCATCCTGCCATTAAGTCTGTTTCTTGGCGTATTGATGACGTTTGGCCGCCTCTATGCGGAAAGCGAGATCACCGTCATGCATGCCTGCGGGCTAGGCAAACGCGTGTTGCTGAAAGCTGCGCTGGTCCTGGCGGTGTTCACTGCCATCATCGCAACTATTAACGTCATGTGGCTCAGCCCGTGGTCGTCCCGGCATCAGGAAGAAGTGCTGGCAGAAGCGAAAGCCAACCCCGGCATGGCCGCGCTGGTGGAAGGACAGTTCCAGTCTGCACAGGGCGGTAATGCGGTGCTGTTTGTCGGCAATGTGAAAGGATCGGAGTTTCAGCACGTCTTTCTGGCACAGCTACGGCCCAGCGGTAACGCTCGGCCTTCTGTCGTTGTGGCCGATCGCGGTCATATCAAGCAAAATGAAGACGGTGCGCAGGTTGTAACGTTGGATAATGGATCGCGTTACGAAGGCACAGCGTTGCTGCGCGACTTCCGTATCACGGATTTCACCAACTATCAGGCCGTGATTGGCCACCAGGCCGTGACGCTAAATAATAGCGACGTGCAGCAAATGGATATGCCAACCCTCTGGCATTCGGATGCGCACGATGCGCGCGCAGAATTTCACTGGCGGCTGACGTTGATTATTTCGGTGCTGATCATGGCGCTGATGGTGGTGCCGCTGAGTGTGGTGAACCCACGTCAGGGTAGGGTGCTGAGTATGCTGCCTGCGATGCTGCTGTACCTGATCTTCTTCCTGCTGCAAAGCTCGCTGCGCTCTAACGCCAGTAAAGGAAAAATCGATCCGATGGTATGGATCTGGCTGACTAACCTGATGTATTTCGGCATCGCGGTGATGCTTAACCTGTGGGATACCGTGCCGATGCGCAAAATGCGCGCCCGCTTTAAGCCTCGTCCCCTTAGACTACAAGGAGCGGCCTGA
- the pepA gene encoding leucyl aminopeptidase, with the protein MEFSVKSGSPEKQRSACIVVGVFEPRRLSPIAEQLDKISDGYISALLRRGELEGKVGQSLLLHHVPNILSERILLIGCGKERELDERQYKQVIQKTINALNETGSMEAVCFLTELHVKGRNTYWKVRQAVETAKETLYTFDQLKSNKVELRRPLRKMVFNVPTRRELTSGERAIQHGLAIAAGIKAAKDLGNMPPNICNAAYLASQARQLADTYSQNIITRVIGEQQMKELGMNAYLAVGQGSQNESLMSVIEYKGDPNPETRPIVLVGKGLTFDSGGISIKPADSMDEMKYDMCGAATVYGVMRMAAELALPLNIIGVLAGCENMVDGRAYRPGDVLTTMSGQTVEVLNTDAEGRLVLCDTLTYVERYEPDVVIDVATLTGACVIALGHHITGLMANHNPLAHELLSASEQSGDRAWRLPLTDEFQEQLESNFADMANIGGRPGGAITAGCFLSRFTRKYSWAHLDIAGTAWRSGKAKGATGRPVALLSQFLLNRAGQNDVE; encoded by the coding sequence ATGGAGTTCAGCGTAAAAAGCGGTAGCCCGGAAAAACAACGCAGTGCCTGCATTGTCGTCGGCGTGTTTGAACCGCGTCGTCTGTCCCCTATTGCCGAACAACTCGATAAAATCAGCGACGGCTACATCAGCGCGTTGCTTCGCCGTGGTGAATTAGAAGGCAAAGTAGGACAATCACTGCTCTTGCACCATGTACCTAACATTCTTTCCGAGCGCATTCTACTGATTGGTTGCGGTAAGGAGCGCGAACTTGATGAGCGCCAGTACAAACAGGTGATTCAGAAAACTATCAACGCGCTAAACGAAACCGGTTCGATGGAAGCAGTCTGCTTCCTGACTGAGCTACACGTGAAAGGTCGTAATACGTACTGGAAAGTGCGTCAGGCGGTCGAAACCGCGAAAGAGACGCTATATACCTTCGATCAGCTAAAAAGCAACAAGGTCGAGCTGCGCCGTCCGTTACGCAAGATGGTATTCAACGTACCGACGCGCCGTGAGCTGACCAGCGGCGAGCGCGCCATCCAACACGGTCTGGCGATTGCCGCAGGCATCAAGGCCGCGAAAGATCTCGGTAATATGCCACCGAACATCTGTAATGCTGCCTATCTGGCGTCGCAAGCGCGTCAGTTGGCTGATACCTACAGCCAGAACATCATCACACGCGTGATTGGCGAACAGCAGATGAAAGAGCTGGGCATGAATGCCTATCTGGCCGTCGGTCAGGGCTCGCAGAATGAATCGCTGATGTCCGTGATCGAATATAAAGGCGATCCGAACCCGGAAACGCGCCCGATCGTACTGGTCGGTAAAGGGCTGACCTTCGATTCCGGCGGCATCTCCATCAAACCTGCCGACAGCATGGATGAAATGAAATACGACATGTGCGGTGCGGCGACGGTCTACGGTGTGATGCGTATGGCGGCCGAGCTGGCGCTACCGTTGAATATCATCGGCGTACTGGCTGGTTGTGAAAACATGGTCGATGGGCGCGCCTACCGTCCTGGCGATGTGCTGACCACGATGTCCGGTCAAACGGTAGAAGTGCTGAACACCGATGCAGAAGGTCGTCTGGTCTTGTGTGATACACTGACCTACGTTGAGCGCTATGAGCCAGACGTCGTCATTGACGTCGCGACGCTGACCGGCGCGTGTGTGATTGCGCTGGGGCATCACATCACCGGACTGATGGCGAACCACAATCCGCTGGCGCACGAACTGTTGAGCGCGTCCGAGCAATCTGGCGACCGTGCATGGCGTCTGCCGCTGACCGACGAGTTCCAGGAACAGTTGGAATCCAATTTTGCCGACATGGCGAATATTGGTGGTCGTCCTGGCGGCGCGATTACCGCAGGTTGCTTCCTATCACGCTTTACGCGTAAGTACAGTTGGGCGCATCTGGATATCGCGGGTACGGCGTGGCGTTCTGGCAAGGCTAAAGGTGCAACGGGTCGTCCGGTCGCACTGTTATCACAGTTCCTGCTTAACCGCGCCGGACAGAACGACGTAGAATAG
- a CDS encoding DNA polymerase III subunit chi: MKNATFYLLEHDSKSGELSAHEALACDLAAERWRAGKRVLIACEDEQQAIRLDEALWQRDPNAFVPHNLAGEGPRHGAPVELAWPQRRGNAPRDLLVSLLPQFADFATAFHEVIDFVPYEESLKQLARDRYKTYRSVGFQLTTATPPTH; the protein is encoded by the coding sequence ATGAAAAACGCAACGTTCTATCTTCTCGAACACGACAGCAAAAGCGGTGAACTCAGCGCCCATGAGGCACTGGCATGCGATCTGGCGGCAGAACGTTGGCGAGCAGGAAAACGCGTGTTGATAGCCTGCGAAGACGAACAGCAGGCTATCAGGTTGGATGAAGCATTATGGCAGCGCGACCCCAACGCGTTCGTGCCACATAATCTGGCAGGCGAAGGACCGCGTCACGGCGCACCGGTCGAGCTGGCTTGGCCCCAGCGACGTGGTAATGCACCACGTGACCTGCTGGTCAGCCTATTGCCACAGTTCGCAGATTTTGCCACCGCTTTCCATGAAGTGATAGACTTTGTCCCTTACGAAGAATCCTTAAAACAGTTGGCGCGCGACCGCTATAAAACCTATCGCAGCGTCGGCTTCCAATTGACCACGGCTACGCCGCCAACTCACTGA
- a CDS encoding valine--tRNA ligase, whose protein sequence is METKYNPQDIEQPLYELWEKQGYFKPHGDTSKESFSIMIPPPNVTGSLHMGHAFQQTIMDTLIRYQRMQGKNTLWQAGTDHAGIATQMVVERKIAAEEGKTRHDYGREAFIDKIWQWKGESGGNITNQMRRLGDSVDWERERFTMDEGLSNAVKEVFVRLYKEDLIYRGKRLVNWDPKLRTAISDLEVENREVKGSMWHLRYPLADGVKTAEGKDYLVVATTRPETMLGDTGVAVNPEDPRYKDLIGKEVILPLIGRRIPIVGDEHADMEKGTGCVKITPAHDFNDYEVGKRHQLPMVNILTFDGDIRQSAEIFDTNGEASTAYSSDIPEAFQGLERFAARKALVAAFDELGLLEEIKAHDLTVPYGDRGGVVIEPMLTDQWYVRAAVLAKPAVEAVEDGRIQFVPKQYENMYFSWMRDIQDWCISRQLWWGHRIPAWYDTNGNVYVGRTEAEVRSENNLADDIVLNQDEDVLDTWFSSGLWTFSTLGWPEQTPDLKAFHPSSVMVSGFDIIFFWIARMIMLTMHFIKDEDGKPQVPFHTVYMTGLIRDEEGQKMSKSKGNVIDPLDMVDGISLEALLEKRTGNMMQPQLAEKIRKRTEKQFPNGIEPHGTDALRFTLAALASTGRDINWDMKRLEGYRNFCNKLWNASRFVLMNTEDQDCGFGAGEKVLSLADRWILAEFNRTVKAYRDALDSYRFDIAANILYEFTWNQFCDWYLELTKPVMNGGTEAELRGTRHTLVTVLEALLRLAHPIIPFITETIWLRVKALKGISADTIMLQPFPEFDAAQEDTLALNDLEWIKQAITAVRNIRAEMNIAPGKPLAVLLRDATAEAQRRVEENRSFIQTLSRLENITLLPAGDKGPVSVTKLIEGAELLIPMAGLIDKAAELDRLAKEVAKIEAEIERIASKLSNEGFVARAPEAVVAKEREKLDGYAVDKAKLLEQQAVIAAL, encoded by the coding sequence ATGGAAACGAAATATAACCCGCAAGATATCGAGCAGCCGCTCTACGAACTCTGGGAAAAGCAAGGCTACTTCAAGCCGCACGGCGACACGAGTAAAGAAAGCTTTAGCATTATGATCCCGCCGCCCAATGTCACCGGCAGCTTGCATATGGGTCATGCTTTCCAGCAAACCATTATGGATACGTTGATCCGCTATCAGCGTATGCAGGGCAAAAACACTCTCTGGCAGGCGGGCACCGACCACGCCGGTATCGCCACGCAGATGGTGGTTGAGCGCAAGATCGCCGCAGAAGAAGGCAAAACGCGCCACGATTATGGCCGTGAAGCGTTTATCGACAAAATCTGGCAGTGGAAAGGCGAATCCGGTGGCAACATTACTAACCAGATGCGCCGTCTAGGCGACTCCGTTGACTGGGAACGCGAGCGTTTCACCATGGATGAGGGCCTGTCCAACGCGGTGAAAGAAGTTTTTGTCCGTCTGTATAAAGAAGACCTGATTTACCGTGGCAAGCGTCTGGTGAACTGGGACCCGAAGCTGCGCACCGCGATTTCCGATCTGGAAGTAGAAAACCGCGAAGTGAAAGGGTCAATGTGGCACCTGCGTTATCCGCTGGCCGATGGCGTGAAAACCGCCGAAGGGAAAGACTATCTGGTCGTCGCGACGACTCGCCCGGAAACGATGCTGGGTGATACCGGCGTTGCTGTTAACCCGGAAGATCCGCGTTATAAAGATCTGATCGGCAAAGAGGTGATCTTGCCGTTGATTGGTCGTCGAATTCCGATCGTTGGCGACGAACACGCCGATATGGAAAAAGGCACCGGCTGTGTGAAGATCACGCCAGCGCACGACTTCAACGACTACGAAGTGGGTAAACGCCACCAGTTGCCGATGGTGAACATCCTGACGTTCGACGGTGATATCCGCCAGAGCGCTGAAATTTTTGATACCAATGGCGAAGCCAGCACCGCTTACAGCAGCGACATTCCAGAAGCCTTCCAGGGTCTGGAGCGTTTTGCTGCACGTAAAGCGCTGGTCGCCGCATTCGATGAGCTCGGCCTGCTGGAAGAGATCAAAGCGCACGATCTGACCGTGCCTTACGGCGACCGTGGCGGCGTTGTCATTGAGCCGATGCTGACCGACCAGTGGTACGTGCGTGCTGCCGTACTGGCTAAACCAGCAGTGGAAGCGGTGGAAGATGGCCGCATTCAGTTCGTACCAAAACAGTACGAAAACATGTACTTCAGTTGGATGCGTGACATTCAGGACTGGTGTATTTCTCGTCAACTGTGGTGGGGTCACCGTATCCCAGCCTGGTACGATACCAACGGCAACGTCTATGTGGGTCGTACCGAAGCGGAAGTACGGAGTGAAAACAATCTCGCTGACGATATCGTCCTGAATCAGGATGAAGACGTACTGGATACCTGGTTCTCATCCGGGCTGTGGACCTTCTCTACGCTGGGTTGGCCAGAGCAAACGCCCGATCTGAAAGCGTTCCACCCAAGCAGCGTGATGGTCAGCGGCTTCGACATCATCTTCTTCTGGATTGCCCGCATGATCATGCTGACCATGCACTTCATCAAAGATGAAGACGGCAAACCACAAGTGCCATTCCATACCGTCTACATGACCGGCCTGATCCGTGATGAGGAAGGCCAGAAAATGTCCAAATCCAAAGGGAACGTCATCGACCCGCTGGATATGGTGGACGGTATCTCGCTGGAAGCGCTGCTGGAAAAACGTACCGGCAACATGATGCAGCCGCAACTGGCGGAAAAAATCCGCAAGCGCACCGAGAAGCAATTCCCGAATGGCATAGAACCTCACGGTACAGATGCCCTACGCTTCACGCTGGCGGCATTAGCGTCTACTGGCCGCGACATCAACTGGGATATGAAGCGTCTGGAAGGTTACCGTAACTTCTGTAACAAGCTGTGGAACGCCAGCCGTTTCGTGCTGATGAACACTGAAGATCAGGATTGCGGTTTTGGTGCTGGTGAAAAAGTGCTGTCGCTGGCTGACCGTTGGATTCTGGCGGAATTCAACCGCACAGTGAAAGCCTACCGCGATGCGCTGGACAGTTATCGCTTTGATATTGCCGCCAACATTCTGTATGAATTCACCTGGAACCAGTTCTGCGACTGGTATCTGGAGTTGACGAAGCCAGTGATGAACGGTGGTACGGAAGCAGAACTGCGCGGCACGCGTCACACGCTGGTTACCGTACTGGAAGCGTTACTGCGTCTGGCACATCCGATTATTCCGTTCATTACCGAAACCATCTGGCTACGCGTTAAAGCACTGAAAGGCATTAGCGCCGACACAATCATGTTGCAACCCTTCCCAGAGTTCGATGCCGCGCAGGAAGATACGCTGGCGCTGAACGATCTGGAGTGGATCAAGCAGGCGATTACCGCTGTGCGTAACATTCGTGCAGAAATGAATATCGCGCCGGGCAAACCGCTGGCAGTTTTACTGCGCGATGCCACGGCCGAAGCACAGCGTCGTGTGGAAGAGAACCGCAGCTTTATCCAAACGCTGTCGCGTCTGGAAAACATTACGCTACTGCCAGCGGGCGATAAAGGCCCGGTTTCCGTCACTAAACTCATCGAAGGTGCCGAGCTGTTGATCCCAATGGCCGGCCTGATCGACAAAGCGGCAGAGTTGGATCGTCTGGCAAAAGAAGTGGCGAAAATCGAAGCAGAGATTGAGCGCATCGCAAGCAAGCTGTCTAACGAAGGCTTTGTGGCACGAGCACCGGAAGCGGTCGTTGCCAAAGAGCGTGAGAAGCTGGACGGCTACGCCGTAGACAAAGCCAAACTGCTGGAACAGCAAGCGGTGATCGCAGCGCTGTAA